One Coffea arabica cultivar ET-39 chromosome 5e, Coffea Arabica ET-39 HiFi, whole genome shotgun sequence DNA segment encodes these proteins:
- the LOC140006540 gene encoding BTB/POZ domain-containing protein At5g17580-like translates to MATGQFIDSATRKSKSKASSEVQLCVDGVPFTLDRELLASKSSKLAVLLKDHPSEDLTNVLRDAPADPETFELVARFCHGYEINLSTENVTHVACLAHYLGMTESHCTNNLFSKALDFFEHQVVSSWNKSIRALKAAEDILQQAADLGLVGACVESIILKALEHPHLLGESFKDLTSNDEGEDNENYFRPNVRRKLFALEWKSEDLSILSLRLYEPIIGAMIEREIPAEYIAAAVCQYAKKWVLFSMKEGDDGSIYKKSIQREIIEAVERMLPNARGLIPCALLFEMLRSAIALDASNECRNGFEIRIGKQLDQATVKDLLIPSQGYAKEERYDTECVRRLMKNFYRNYTGKDGHELITVAELIENFLIEIASDIDLKMSTFISLADFSLAASRGILQNSDGMYRAIDIYLDKHRYLTESEREEVCHLLDCSKMSPEACLHASRNERLPVRVMVQVLFAVQLQMRETMPKEIKGSEEGRLFLKGAEEEEEEEEAATRGCNSEEEVIKAEMEKMSSKVLELERECDMMRREILNGSCRKARKGKVNMWKEMKRKLGCITSMHDCNCHVKKKKVHPK, encoded by the exons ATGGCCACCGGGCAGTTTATAGATTCTGCAACCAG GAAGTCAAAATCTAAAGCATCATCAGAAGTGCAACTTTGTGTTGATGGTGTACCTTTTACACTAGACAGG GAACTTCTGGCTTCTAAATCATCAAAGCTAGCTGTGTTGCTCAAagatcatccaagtgaggatCTCACAAATGTTCTTAGAGATGCCCCTGCTGACCCAGAAACATTTGAGCTAGTTGCAAGATTCTGCCATGGTTACGAAATCAACCTGTCAACCGAAAATGTCACGCATGTTGCTTGCCTAGCCCACTACCTTGGAATGACTGAGAGCCACTGCACCAATAATTTGTTCAGCAAGGCTCTGGACTTCTTTGAACACCAAGTTGTTTCTAGTTGGAACAAATCCATTAGAGCCCTCAAGGCCGCAGAGGATATTCTTCAACAAGCAGCGGATCTTGGCCTGGTTGGTGCCTGTGTCGAATCAATAATCTTAAAGGCTTTGGAACATCCACATCTTCTTGGAGAATCATTCAAGGACTTGACCTCCAATGATGAAGGAGAGGACAATGAAAATTACTTCAGGCCAAATGTGCGGAGGAAACTCTTTGCTTTGGAATGGAAATCTGAAGATTTGTCAATATTGTCTCTCAGGCTCTATGAGCCCATCATTGGTGCAATGATTGAGCGGGAAATCCCAGCAGAATACATAGCTGCAGCTGTATGTCAGTATGCAAAAAAGTGGGTACTTTTCAGCATGAAAGAAGGGGATGATGGTTCAATTTACAAGAAAAGTATCCAGAGAGAGATAATTGAAGCAGTGGAGAGAATGTTACCAAATGCAAGAGGACTAATACCCTGCGCATTACTATTTGAAATGCTACGGTCTGCAATAGCCTTGGATGCTAGTAACGAGTGTAGAAATGGATTTGAAATCAGGATTGGGAAGCAATTAGACCAGGCGACTGTGAAAGATCTCCTGATACCTTCTCAAGGATATGCCAAGGAAGAACGGTATGACACAGAATGCGTGAGGAGGCTCATGAAGAATTTCTATCGCAATTATACTGGAAAAGATGGACATGAATTGATCACAGTGGCAGAACTTATTGAGAACTTTCTGATTGAAATTGCTAGTGACATAGACTTAAAGATGAGCACATTTATATCACTTGCTGACTTTTCACTTGCAGCATCTAGAGGAATTCTACAAAATTCAGATGGAATGTACAGGGCTATAGATATCTACTTAGACAAGCATAGATATCTGACAGAATCTGAGAGAGAAGAGGTATGCCACCTGTTGGATTGCAGCAAGATGTCTCCAGAAGCTTGCTTACATGCTTCAAGGAATGAAAGATTGCCTGTGAGAGTAATGGTGCAAGTGCTATTTGCAGTTCAGTTGCAAATGCGAGAGACTATGCCAAAGGAAATCAAGGGATCAGAGGAGGGGAGATTATTTTTAAAAGGGgcagaggaagaggaagaggaagaggaagcaGCAACAAGGGGTTGCAACAGCGAAGAAGAAGTGATCAAGGCAGAGATGGAAAAGATGAGCAGCAAAGTGTTGGAACTGGAAAGAGAATGCGATATGATGAGAAGGGAAATCCTGAATGGTAGCTGCAGGAAAGctagaaaaggaaaagtgaacatgtggaaagaaatgaagaggaaGTTAGGATGCATAACCAGCATGCATGATTGCAACTGCCATGTCAAGAAGAAGAAGGTCCATCCAAAATAG
- the LOC113723515 gene encoding uncharacterized protein isoform X3 — MLVLLQICWLNIGKAIIFLTFSILQEQITRLAETETSPFVQFTVWIWDGSRYSGMLCMALSSIIYCIMEVLSDVFTVAARVILHEKLKIAEIGGLACSFFGVLFIFRPVLNIQGSTEAGEANISYVKGSNHLYAVLVGLVSSTVGGVSYCFIRAGAKAADQPLLTVFAFGLFATPAAAICAFIFEGFVLPGFYTLLLMVILGSLAFLAEITVARALQLEKTSKVVNILYLQAASTQLLGMSLSRIVPTFGRLVGCTLILISACCTMYVGPEKEVD; from the exons ATGCTTGTTCTGCTTCAAATATGTTGGTTAAACATAGGAAAGGCTATTATATTTCTTACTTTTAGTATCTTACAGGAGCAAATAACAAGATTGGCTGAAACAGAGACATCACCATTCGTGCAGTTTACCGTTTGGATATGGGATGGTTCTAGGTACTCTGGTATGCTATGCATGGCCTTATCATCTATTATCTACTGTATCATGGAAGTTCTTTCAGATGTTTTCACTG TTGCTGCAAGAGTCATATTGCATGAGAAGTTAAAAATTGCAGAAATAGGAG GTCTTGCTTGCAGTTTCTTTGGCGTACTTTTTATCTTCCGGCCAGTGCTCAACATACAAG GCTCAACTGAAGCTGGAGAAGCAAATATTTCTTATGTCAAGGGAAGTAATCATTTATATGCAGTTCTAGTTGGTTTAGTTTCATCAACAGTTGGCGGAGTTAGCTACTGCTTTATAAGGGCTGGAGCTAAGGCAGCTGATCAACCTTT ACTCACTGTCTTTGCATTTGGCTTATTTGCCACTCCTGCTGCAGCAATATGTGCATTCATCTTTGAA GGTTTTGTGCTTCCTGGTTTTTATACTCTTCTTCTGATGGTGATACTTGGTTCATTAGCTTTCTTGGCAGAG ATAACTGTAGCACGTGCACTTCAGCTTGAGAAAACCAGCAAAGTTGTGAATATTCTGTATCTTCAG GCTGCTTCAACTCAATTGCTTGGAATGAGCTTATCTAGAATAGTTCCAACATTTGGTAGACTAGTTGGCTGTACACTTATCTTGATTTCAGCATGTTGTACTATGTACGTTGGACCCGAAAAAGAGGTTGATTGA
- the LOC113723515 gene encoding uncharacterized protein isoform X2 has product MTAQSIPLFEMAFTRCTVILILSFVWLKRSRQPIFGTSSVRKLLVLRAFMGYLSLLSFIYCIQRVPLSQAIMLNFTTPIVAAVAARVILHEKLKIAEIGGLACSFFGVLFIFRPVLNIQGSTEAGEANISYVKGSNHLYAVLVGLVSSTVGGVSYCFIRAGAKAADQPLLTVFAFGLFATPAAAICAFIFEGFVLPGFYTLLLMVILGSLAFLAEITVARALQLEKTSKVVNILYLQAASTQLLGMSLSRIVPTFGRLVGCTLILISACCTMYVGPEKEVD; this is encoded by the exons ATGACAGCTCAATCAATTCCTCTTTTTGAGATGGCATTTACCAGATGTACAGTTATTTTGATTTTGTCGTTTGTATGGTTGAAAAGAAGCAGACAGCCAATATTTGGTACATCAAGTGTCAGAAAACTATTGGTTCTAAGAGCATTCATGGGATACCTCTCATTGTTGAGTTTTATTTATTG CATTCAAAGAGTACCTCTTTCTCAGGCAATCATGTTGAACTTTACTACTCCAATTGTGGCTGCAGTTGCTGCAAGAGTCATATTGCATGAGAAGTTAAAAATTGCAGAAATAGGAG GTCTTGCTTGCAGTTTCTTTGGCGTACTTTTTATCTTCCGGCCAGTGCTCAACATACAAG GCTCAACTGAAGCTGGAGAAGCAAATATTTCTTATGTCAAGGGAAGTAATCATTTATATGCAGTTCTAGTTGGTTTAGTTTCATCAACAGTTGGCGGAGTTAGCTACTGCTTTATAAGGGCTGGAGCTAAGGCAGCTGATCAACCTTT ACTCACTGTCTTTGCATTTGGCTTATTTGCCACTCCTGCTGCAGCAATATGTGCATTCATCTTTGAA GGTTTTGTGCTTCCTGGTTTTTATACTCTTCTTCTGATGGTGATACTTGGTTCATTAGCTTTCTTGGCAGAG ATAACTGTAGCACGTGCACTTCAGCTTGAGAAAACCAGCAAAGTTGTGAATATTCTGTATCTTCAG GCTGCTTCAACTCAATTGCTTGGAATGAGCTTATCTAGAATAGTTCCAACATTTGGTAGACTAGTTGGCTGTACACTTATCTTGATTTCAGCATGTTGTACTATGTACGTTGGACCCGAAAAAGAGGTTGATTGA
- the LOC113723515 gene encoding uncharacterized protein isoform X1, translating into MLVLLQICWLNIGKAIIFLTFSILQEQITRLAETETSPFVQFTVWIWDGSRYSGMLCMALSSIIYCIMEVLSDVFTAQSIPLFEMAFTRCTVILILSFVWLKRSRQPIFGTSSVRKLLVLRAFMGYLSLLSFIYCIQRVPLSQAIMLNFTTPIVAAVAARVILHEKLKIAEIGGLACSFFGVLFIFRPVLNIQGSTEAGEANISYVKGSNHLYAVLVGLVSSTVGGVSYCFIRAGAKAADQPLLTVFAFGLFATPAAAICAFIFEGFVLPGFYTLLLMVILGSLAFLAEITVARALQLEKTSKVVNILYLQAASTQLLGMSLSRIVPTFGRLVGCTLILISACCTMYVGPEKEVD; encoded by the exons ATGCTTGTTCTGCTTCAAATATGTTGGTTAAACATAGGAAAGGCTATTATATTTCTTACTTTTAGTATCTTACAGGAGCAAATAACAAGATTGGCTGAAACAGAGACATCACCATTCGTGCAGTTTACCGTTTGGATATGGGATGGTTCTAGGTACTCTGGTATGCTATGCATGGCCTTATCATCTATTATCTACTGTATCATGGAAGTTCTTTCAGATGTTTTCACTG CTCAATCAATTCCTCTTTTTGAGATGGCATTTACCAGATGTACAGTTATTTTGATTTTGTCGTTTGTATGGTTGAAAAGAAGCAGACAGCCAATATTTGGTACATCAAGTGTCAGAAAACTATTGGTTCTAAGAGCATTCATGGGATACCTCTCATTGTTGAGTTTTATTTATTG CATTCAAAGAGTACCTCTTTCTCAGGCAATCATGTTGAACTTTACTACTCCAATTGTGGCTGCAGTTGCTGCAAGAGTCATATTGCATGAGAAGTTAAAAATTGCAGAAATAGGAG GTCTTGCTTGCAGTTTCTTTGGCGTACTTTTTATCTTCCGGCCAGTGCTCAACATACAAG GCTCAACTGAAGCTGGAGAAGCAAATATTTCTTATGTCAAGGGAAGTAATCATTTATATGCAGTTCTAGTTGGTTTAGTTTCATCAACAGTTGGCGGAGTTAGCTACTGCTTTATAAGGGCTGGAGCTAAGGCAGCTGATCAACCTTT ACTCACTGTCTTTGCATTTGGCTTATTTGCCACTCCTGCTGCAGCAATATGTGCATTCATCTTTGAA GGTTTTGTGCTTCCTGGTTTTTATACTCTTCTTCTGATGGTGATACTTGGTTCATTAGCTTTCTTGGCAGAG ATAACTGTAGCACGTGCACTTCAGCTTGAGAAAACCAGCAAAGTTGTGAATATTCTGTATCTTCAG GCTGCTTCAACTCAATTGCTTGGAATGAGCTTATCTAGAATAGTTCCAACATTTGGTAGACTAGTTGGCTGTACACTTATCTTGATTTCAGCATGTTGTACTATGTACGTTGGACCCGAAAAAGAGGTTGATTGA
- the LOC113723515 gene encoding uncharacterized protein isoform X4, protein MYSYFDFVVCMVEKKQTANIWYIKCQKTIGSKSIHGIPLIVEFYLLAIMLNFTTPIVAAVAARVILHEKLKIAEIGGLACSFFGVLFIFRPVLNIQGSTEAGEANISYVKGSNHLYAVLVGLVSSTVGGVSYCFIRAGAKAADQPLLTVFAFGLFATPAAAICAFIFEGFVLPGFYTLLLMVILGSLAFLAEITVARALQLEKTSKVVNILYLQAASTQLLGMSLSRIVPTFGRLVGCTLILISACCTMYVGPEKEVD, encoded by the exons ATGTACAGTTATTTTGATTTTGTCGTTTGTATGGTTGAAAAGAAGCAGACAGCCAATATTTGGTACATCAAGTGTCAGAAAACTATTGGTTCTAAGAGCATTCATGGGATACCTCTCATTGTTGAGTTTTATTTATTG GCAATCATGTTGAACTTTACTACTCCAATTGTGGCTGCAGTTGCTGCAAGAGTCATATTGCATGAGAAGTTAAAAATTGCAGAAATAGGAG GTCTTGCTTGCAGTTTCTTTGGCGTACTTTTTATCTTCCGGCCAGTGCTCAACATACAAG GCTCAACTGAAGCTGGAGAAGCAAATATTTCTTATGTCAAGGGAAGTAATCATTTATATGCAGTTCTAGTTGGTTTAGTTTCATCAACAGTTGGCGGAGTTAGCTACTGCTTTATAAGGGCTGGAGCTAAGGCAGCTGATCAACCTTT ACTCACTGTCTTTGCATTTGGCTTATTTGCCACTCCTGCTGCAGCAATATGTGCATTCATCTTTGAA GGTTTTGTGCTTCCTGGTTTTTATACTCTTCTTCTGATGGTGATACTTGGTTCATTAGCTTTCTTGGCAGAG ATAACTGTAGCACGTGCACTTCAGCTTGAGAAAACCAGCAAAGTTGTGAATATTCTGTATCTTCAG GCTGCTTCAACTCAATTGCTTGGAATGAGCTTATCTAGAATAGTTCCAACATTTGGTAGACTAGTTGGCTGTACACTTATCTTGATTTCAGCATGTTGTACTATGTACGTTGGACCCGAAAAAGAGGTTGATTGA
- the LOC113723515 gene encoding uncharacterized protein isoform X5 yields the protein MHGLIIYYLLYHGSSFRCFHCIQRVPLSQAIMLNFTTPIVAAVAARVILHEKLKIAEIGGLACSFFGVLFIFRPVLNIQGSTEAGEANISYVKGSNHLYAVLVGLVSSTVGGVSYCFIRAGAKAADQPLLTVFAFGLFATPAAAICAFIFEGFVLPGFYTLLLMVILGSLAFLAEITVARALQLEKTSKVVNILYLQAASTQLLGMSLSRIVPTFGRLVGCTLILISACCTMYVGPEKEVD from the exons ATGCATGGCCTTATCATCTATTATCTACTGTATCATGGAAGTTCTTTCAGATGTTTTCACTG CATTCAAAGAGTACCTCTTTCTCAGGCAATCATGTTGAACTTTACTACTCCAATTGTGGCTGCAGTTGCTGCAAGAGTCATATTGCATGAGAAGTTAAAAATTGCAGAAATAGGAG GTCTTGCTTGCAGTTTCTTTGGCGTACTTTTTATCTTCCGGCCAGTGCTCAACATACAAG GCTCAACTGAAGCTGGAGAAGCAAATATTTCTTATGTCAAGGGAAGTAATCATTTATATGCAGTTCTAGTTGGTTTAGTTTCATCAACAGTTGGCGGAGTTAGCTACTGCTTTATAAGGGCTGGAGCTAAGGCAGCTGATCAACCTTT ACTCACTGTCTTTGCATTTGGCTTATTTGCCACTCCTGCTGCAGCAATATGTGCATTCATCTTTGAA GGTTTTGTGCTTCCTGGTTTTTATACTCTTCTTCTGATGGTGATACTTGGTTCATTAGCTTTCTTGGCAGAG ATAACTGTAGCACGTGCACTTCAGCTTGAGAAAACCAGCAAAGTTGTGAATATTCTGTATCTTCAG GCTGCTTCAACTCAATTGCTTGGAATGAGCTTATCTAGAATAGTTCCAACATTTGGTAGACTAGTTGGCTGTACACTTATCTTGATTTCAGCATGTTGTACTATGTACGTTGGACCCGAAAAAGAGGTTGATTGA
- the LOC113723515 gene encoding uncharacterized protein isoform X6: MVLGTLVCYAWPYHLLSTVSWKFFQMFSLAIMLNFTTPIVAAVAARVILHEKLKIAEIGGLACSFFGVLFIFRPVLNIQGSTEAGEANISYVKGSNHLYAVLVGLVSSTVGGVSYCFIRAGAKAADQPLLTVFAFGLFATPAAAICAFIFEGFVLPGFYTLLLMVILGSLAFLAEITVARALQLEKTSKVVNILYLQAASTQLLGMSLSRIVPTFGRLVGCTLILISACCTMYVGPEKEVD; encoded by the exons ATGGTTCTAGGTACTCTGGTATGCTATGCATGGCCTTATCATCTATTATCTACTGTATCATGGAAGTTCTTTCAGATGTTTTCACTG GCAATCATGTTGAACTTTACTACTCCAATTGTGGCTGCAGTTGCTGCAAGAGTCATATTGCATGAGAAGTTAAAAATTGCAGAAATAGGAG GTCTTGCTTGCAGTTTCTTTGGCGTACTTTTTATCTTCCGGCCAGTGCTCAACATACAAG GCTCAACTGAAGCTGGAGAAGCAAATATTTCTTATGTCAAGGGAAGTAATCATTTATATGCAGTTCTAGTTGGTTTAGTTTCATCAACAGTTGGCGGAGTTAGCTACTGCTTTATAAGGGCTGGAGCTAAGGCAGCTGATCAACCTTT ACTCACTGTCTTTGCATTTGGCTTATTTGCCACTCCTGCTGCAGCAATATGTGCATTCATCTTTGAA GGTTTTGTGCTTCCTGGTTTTTATACTCTTCTTCTGATGGTGATACTTGGTTCATTAGCTTTCTTGGCAGAG ATAACTGTAGCACGTGCACTTCAGCTTGAGAAAACCAGCAAAGTTGTGAATATTCTGTATCTTCAG GCTGCTTCAACTCAATTGCTTGGAATGAGCTTATCTAGAATAGTTCCAACATTTGGTAGACTAGTTGGCTGTACACTTATCTTGATTTCAGCATGTTGTACTATGTACGTTGGACCCGAAAAAGAGGTTGATTGA